Genomic segment of Ostrinia nubilalis chromosome 10, ilOstNubi1.1, whole genome shotgun sequence:
AAGTCCGATCAAATATGAAAGTCTGACATACCTGGTATTACGGCTTCCACCAAATGCGATTCAGTCACCTCCATGCCAACTGCCTTCATTTGCGAGTTACGTACTCTGCTAGGTTGCTCGCCTTATCGCTAGTGCTTGAACCAGCACTTCGGCCGGCCAGCACCATGCGTGCTGGAAGCAGGCCGGTGGCGCTGAAGTCCAGGGTCAGGTGACTCAGGCGTCTCGGCTGCATCATTCAGGCTGATGCTGTTGACTCGACATCGTGCTGCGTCTCTGAAACTCGTAAACAAGAATATATGTGAGCAAGATGCCCTAATTTTGTTcagatcccacttctgatatgagagaaaataaaataaaaagcaagagtGATTGAAAATAacgttgtatttaaaatttaaatacatataagtatttaattacattatttattatagttataaatcatataaaatgatgtttatatatttatatttaataacattttgttattCAACCAAATATTCTATGTATCAagccattataatattataattataacaacagtaaataggtattgcattacataatacaattagTTTACCTGACGAGCTCCGTCCGGGCCCGCAGTCGGCCAACAACTGACTGCCTCTGCGCGCTGCAGGCGCTTTAATAATACGACACAAACAAGCGGCAAGGCAAGGTGGGGAGAACACGAAATGCTTTTTGTCGTTGGAATAACAAGTCGTTTGTAAACTCCttgtttaaattgaaattaagatatatttttttttaataaaataaattaatctccCACATACATTTGCTATAAACACACATTTTCGATTATAGGTATActtttatgattattttatcTTATAACAGACGAAATATTTTGCTTCTAAATtacctaggtacatattttTCAGTTTATGAAAATGATTTTGTTGTAATAGCATCGCCTACCGTGCTCACCCCACCAAAATTCAAATCCAGGACCCAATACTATCCATGCTAtaattttctttacaatatttGGGGAATATTAATTAACAACGTCACTTCTGTgttgtaggtataatataaaaaatacaagttaaaaaagtatagaaaatcaatttatttatttctaattgTCTTATGAAGTCTTTTCTGTGTCTTCTTTTTTCTCCACATCAGCACCTGGAATCAATTTGGGTGAtatcaataaaactttttaaggaTTTATCTTATCTTTTCTAATGCGAGAAGATCTACTTTACTGCGCTGTATTTCGTTCATAGCTTGATATATtacctaaaattaaattaactagGTCTATACCTATCGCTTTTCACATTCCgcgtaaaaatattaattttgcttTGGCACAATTTTTACGAATCTAAATACAACATTATACCTTCAGATTTATCTGGCTCATTCCAGCCTTGTCTCTCGCTACTGCCGAAAACGAGATAGAAGATATTGCAGCCGATGTATATCGCTGACGATAGGTAGAATACCTTTCGCCAATCGTTTGCGTCCGTCTGAAAGATAACGAAATAGATCATGCTCTGATAAAAATGTCTTCAATCGGtgatagcaaaaaaattatgacaCGTGTGTGCGATTGTTGTCACAAAAGTATTTTGATGTAAGTCTTGTACTCATTAGAGAGTAAGTTTTACAAAGAGCTTACTTACGATGGTAACTGCTATTTTTAGTAAATAAGGTACGCAGGCTGGGTTGCAACCTCAGATCATAAAAGGGAATAggtgtgaaacgggggcgtggcgcgtgtctccgcgatatgcccagaaacgaacatcggccgcgtagctaggttagtcgcgattcagtcgtactaaggaaatgttctccgatattttggataatgcgtcgttacgtgcaataaaacaagtgaaacgaagaactacaggaacaatggagtcatttactacatgtaagtattgcaaatccattggtattttgcttataaataaaaaaaactaaacatttttacgaacgaattcagtgccgtaacagttactgcgatatcgaaatcagtggtgataaaattctaacacacttgtacattgacgatttagttagcaaccactttatgtcatgctcaactactgcgcaatgtatttaatttcttccgatatccactgtcgtgtgaaaatacacagtacggccgcatgtgccggtcgtaacatagtgccgtgctcgtgttctaatgcggtttcctattatcgataaatagaagtaaattataattttctattttgtaattttaaataaaaaaatgatgtgttacttgcgattataagattttacaaaaaaaaaacagtagaagtaattggtaactgtcaactatgtaattactataagagctagttgaaagcctaatataataggcattatttttgataaacatatgcggtacgcagatcgccataattaaaaagtaattgcgtgatagtagttaataataacgtataataataaaaaggttttcatacataagcattttgtgaaaccagtttcgtgccttgcccctagcgatttaaagtatcgatatcttgtcgactccattttatctttgttctctcactagcgttttcaaagtgtgcgtcacgtcacgcggccattgattggccataaggcacgccttctggccaatcacagcacttttaagccggttgtacatgacatgttgtcgtagactctcagtcgctttgtttttacacagttgaatgtgtgtgtgggagctgtggtgggggaaatgtggggacactggttctcgttttagttacgcgcgacttcatatctattctctttctatgatctgaggttgcaacatttttctttatctttaacaaatgtcaaaaatctgtcaaagccTATAAAAGAAACACTGGCtattgtcatagttacggttaaaatgagttggtgcaactcggccataatattacattattattacttcgtctaaaaaaatattacagtgTAGGTACATCTACAAACCTCGTCTTTCAATATCACTCCCGCGGCAAGAGGAGCGAATATCGACAGAACGTTGGCGAAACCATTGGTTATGCCATTCATGGTGCCGGCGAAATTGGGCGCCATGTCAATGTGGCCCAgctgaaaataatgtttactTTAACTCAAATAACAGATTTCAGGAAATAAAGATAACGAGGTACCTAAGAGgtgattaaaaaataatgtgcGCAGGAAAGTAGAATCTTATGATTAAAGAATGGACTTAATTCCATGACGTCTATTAGGCCAAAGGCATTAATTATTCTATTCTGTGCCAAAGAAGCGCCTTTATCTAATaccagctttccgcccgcggcttcgcccgcgtggaatttttcggtttttatataacctatgacactcagcaataatgtggctttctattggtaaaataatttttaaaacctctttataatattagtatagaaaaacaACATAGGAATGGCGACTGGAGATACATAATATgcctaatatttttttgtccctAATcctctatattttattaaagacaaattaataaaatatagagtcaattacaataaaatccacgtagaaatttatttattaaagaaagaacAGGCAAAACAAATTGAAGTGTTTCTTGAATCTTACCAAGAAGCCGGTAAAGTGGCCGGCGTTTAAACTCATCACGAGGGTCAGTAGAATGACTGCAATGGCGACGTCAGCCGGGGAGTACGACAGGCCGATCAACGCAAAACCAGGACCGAAAAAGCCTAAAAATACATAACATTATCTACACATCAGAATAATCAAAggaaccgacatagctcgcagaattgctaaaatcaagtggcagtgggcggggcacatagctcgtaaagacgatggccgttggggcaggaaagttctcgagtggcgaccacgggctggaggacgtagcgtgggcaggcctcctactaggtggaccgacgatctggtaaaggtcgcgggaagagcctggatgcgggcagcgcaggaccgttcattgtggaaaatcttgggggaggcctttgtccagcagtgaacgtcatttggctgaaacgatcttCCCAActtgtttaataaaatactacatAGATTTATTCAAAATACTTCTTTCAAATACGATCATAGTGACAACTACGAGTTTTATGGCACATACCTACTGTATTGAAGATCTTTCTAGTGGTGGTGATGCTGCACCATTTGTTTCTTACAACGACATCAGCGATGTATCCAAATACAAAACCCACTATGAATATAGCGAAGTATGGTATCGCTGACATTAGGCCATTCTAAAACAGTACAAGACATAACTTGGTACCTATAGTTAATAAAACTGATGGTCTGTAAAGTCAGCATGAGTCATAGTTTTGTGATTTGTGTCAGGACTTTACTGACCGATCTGATGCTGACTCCTTGGACTTGACTCAAATACGATGGCATGAGCGTCATCAGAGTCCACAACCCCCAGTTCTGTGCGCAGTTAGCTATGATCAGGGATATGAAAGGCATGGACGTCCACATTTTTTTCCATGGAGTTGGCAGCCTCTGAAAAATAAGAAACGCAAGTATAACTGTAGCAATGTCTAGAGCAATATTTACTTTATGAAACCCACCTTATCTCCCCCGATTTGTCCCAAAGATGTCTGTATATAAAGCTTCTCCTTCTCACTGATCCATCTTGAGGTTTGTGGGGAGTTAGCCCCAAAGATGATGTACAAAATCATCAAAACTACTCCCATGATGGCGTTGGTGTAAAAGATCGCAGGCCAGCCGAAGAAACTAACCAGGTATCCTGATATAACCATTTGTAGAGCTATACCAAAATATGCccctgtaaaataaaaatgttcaaAATACCTAATAAATATCCTGGCTTCAAAATTAATCACTGCTATGTAAAAAAGGGTTTGCAAATATGTAAAGAAACATCACACTATTTCTCAAACAACTTTTCTAAATATCGAGACCAAGTACGAGTATTAATACctgaataaataaaagttcCTACACGGCTTTTCTCTTCTAAGGGAGACCATTTCCCGATGAGGTGGTGCACAGCAGGCATTAAGATTCCTTGCGAGAATCCTTGGATGACCCGGCATAAACATACCATTTTCCAACCACCCTGAAATCATTAGGATGAAGATACATAATAAATGCACACACTGTGTtttgtcattattattttcctactgatattataaatgcgaaagtttgtttggatgtctggatgtttgttactctttcacgcaacaacttctgaacggattttgatgaaactttacagtattattgtttcaaaatcaaaatcaaaattatctttatttgtttagactaattaaattagtacttacaaatcgtcaaatgctcttaaggagcctctacatgtctcacctagaataacataaataggctataatttatgacgatctgtgacaaactagatttcacgcgggtgaagccgccggCAACAGATAGTTGAAAATATTGCTCAAAAACTTGTTATGAAAAGtgataaagtattttagaaGACTGAACATCAGAAAGGTCAAAGTAATCTCTTATAAGTTATAAATAATGACAGCATAGGTGCTGATTCAACAATCAAGCCTTTTGAATGAAAACTCACTATTTGTGCACTGATGGGCGTCACCAAGGATACAGCTGAGTTCACTGCTAGACCTAAGCAAAGAAGCAGCTTCCCTCCAAATCGGGAGACCAGCTCTCCCCCCGGGAACTGCGATACTACGTAGCCCCATGTGAAGGATGACAGGATCACACTTTGCGCTTGGATGCTCCAGTCAAAGTGCTgtaagatagatagatagaaataGTTATTGACACAAAACAACAGGCTCCAACAGGcccccgctcagcatttattgTGACATGCTAGAAAGGGCATATCACGaaactggtcttccgcggacATCCTTGCGTTAGACATAAATTAGGTATTGCGCATCCTTTGGAGGAGATACCgactaaaatattttagtcgttagtacataatttataatatagATATAGTACATATTCATGTCATCATGTGATATGATAGTTCTAGATATTGGCTAATGAAGATTGAGGACTCTCGTTTTCATACTTAATAATTGGCACCGCTGGCGAGTTTGAACCTTATTCTGTAGTGGCGCCTAGAGTGCAAATAATGCAATAGTCCTACTACGTTTCAACGCTTTCTATTTGGCGTCTCTGTGGCGTCTCTCTTAGCTACCTAATAgtaagtgacaggaccttagtCTATAGTGGCGCCCACTGGTGAGTGCTATAACCCTCATTGTTTCTGAGTCTGATATACATATTTGGTAACAATCAGAAGGATAAGCTTTCGTCCCATTCATAATCATTAGATAACACATGAAACGAGCTAATCTTGACGCACGCCAACGCTTATTTCACGTTTTGTTTACTCGTTCTCGAGCGGAAAAAAAGGGTTCATCTTCACATTGTCAATACTTATCTAATAGTACAACTTATGTAGATATATTATCAGTAATCTCATAGAAGTTTAGGTAAAATAACAAATACACGGGTGGTATATTATAACTCGATAGCCGATTTTGTCTTGTGGCTGTGGCAACTAAATTGTGAGCGTCAGCTGATGTTTGTAGTTCGCTCCGTTATTACCTAATTACTTGAAtcagaatcatcatttatttgctttatgTGGTTTAGTTTaggttaattaagtaggtagttatctttaaatattattattgtatttttttgtaacaCCAGTTTTGTCTCGAATTAAAAACCACAATGTGGTACAGATTTCTTAATATTgataatttttcttttgtaattttaattattattatttttaatttatatttttcacaacaaAATATTCTTATGGTTTGCCAAACTTTGTGTTTATATTTAACTGTGGAAACTGAATTGGTTTATGTgtgtaactgtatgtttcccaataaataaataaatacatcacTTTGGGTTCCGGAAAAAATGGCAAAAGAACGAATCACTTACAATTTCATTGCTGTTGTCAGTCA
This window contains:
- the LOC135075490 gene encoding putative inorganic phosphate cotransporter, whose protein sequence is MTAISEDDCSEKKFRGSLGFRHVQVLLLFFAMTFGFAFRSNISMAVVAMTDNSNEIHFDWSIQAQSVILSSFTWGYVVSQFPGGELVSRFGGKLLLCLGLAVNSAVSLVTPISAQIGGWKMVCLCRVIQGFSQGILMPAVHHLIGKWSPLEEKSRVGTFIYSGAYFGIALQMVISGYLVSFFGWPAIFYTNAIMGVVLMILYIIFGANSPQTSRWISEKEKLYIQTSLGQIGGDKRLPTPWKKMWTSMPFISLIIANCAQNWGLWTLMTLMPSYLSQVQGVSIRSNGLMSAIPYFAIFIVGFVFGYIADVVVRNKWCSITTTRKIFNTVGFFGPGFALIGLSYSPADVAIAVILLTLVMSLNAGHFTGFLLGHIDMAPNFAGTMNGITNGFANVLSIFAPLAAGVILKDETDANDWRKVFYLSSAIYIGCNIFYLVFGSSERQGWNEPDKSEGADVEKKEDTEKTS